The following proteins come from a genomic window of Bradyrhizobium paxllaeri:
- a CDS encoding aspartate aminotransferase family protein, which yields MTLHQKPNTLQTDSFWMPFTANRQFKKAPRLFASAEGMHYTTVDGRKVIDGSAGLWCVNAGHGRRQIAAAVERQLMNLDFAPSFNMGHPLAFDFAERLTEIAPKGLDRVFFTNSGSESVDTALKIALAYQRAIGQATRTRLIGRERGYHGVGFGGMSVGGMVANRRAFATHLPGVDHIRHTHDLARNAFAKDQPDHGAELADDVERMVALHGADTIAAVIVEPVPGSTAVLPPPKGYLQRLRELCTKHGILLIFDEVITGFGRLGAPFAADYFGVTPDMMTTAKGITNGTVPCGAVFASRKIHDGLMVGPEGTIELFHGYTYSAHPTACAAGLATLDIYKDEGLLTRGASMAEYWRDGLHSLKGLPNVVDIRNVGLMGAVEVAPRSDGVGARGYDVMVDCFNRGLYLRMSGDSFALSPPLIVEKSHIDDIVSILGDAIKRVA from the coding sequence GTGACCCTTCATCAGAAGCCGAACACCCTGCAGACCGACTCGTTCTGGATGCCTTTCACGGCCAACCGGCAGTTCAAGAAAGCGCCGCGGCTGTTCGCCTCCGCCGAGGGCATGCACTACACCACGGTCGACGGCCGCAAGGTGATCGACGGCTCCGCCGGCCTGTGGTGCGTCAATGCCGGCCATGGCCGCCGCCAGATCGCTGCCGCCGTCGAACGGCAGTTGATGAACCTCGACTTCGCGCCCTCGTTCAACATGGGCCACCCGCTGGCGTTCGACTTCGCCGAGCGGCTTACCGAGATCGCGCCGAAGGGACTCGATCGCGTCTTCTTCACCAATTCCGGTTCGGAATCGGTCGACACCGCGCTGAAGATCGCGCTGGCCTATCAGCGCGCCATTGGGCAGGCGACGCGCACGCGCCTGATCGGCCGCGAGCGCGGCTATCACGGCGTCGGCTTCGGCGGCATGTCGGTCGGCGGCATGGTGGCGAACCGCCGCGCGTTTGCGACCCATCTGCCTGGTGTCGACCACATCCGTCACACCCATGATCTCGCCCGCAATGCCTTCGCCAAGGACCAGCCGGATCACGGCGCCGAACTCGCCGACGATGTCGAGCGGATGGTGGCGCTGCATGGCGCCGACACCATCGCCGCCGTCATCGTCGAGCCGGTGCCGGGCTCCACCGCGGTGCTGCCGCCGCCGAAGGGCTATCTGCAGCGCCTGCGCGAACTCTGCACCAAGCACGGCATCCTCCTGATCTTCGACGAGGTCATCACCGGCTTCGGCCGCTTGGGCGCGCCGTTCGCGGCTGACTATTTCGGCGTCACGCCCGACATGATGACGACCGCCAAGGGCATCACCAACGGTACCGTGCCTTGCGGCGCGGTTTTCGCCAGCCGCAAGATCCATGACGGGCTGATGGTCGGCCCCGAGGGCACGATCGAGCTGTTCCACGGCTACACCTATTCGGCGCATCCGACCGCCTGCGCCGCCGGCCTTGCGACGCTCGACATCTACAAGGATGAGGGGCTGCTCACGCGCGGCGCATCGATGGCCGAGTACTGGCGCGATGGGCTGCATTCGCTGAAAGGCCTGCCGAACGTCGTCGACATCCGCAATGTCGGCCTGATGGGCGCCGTCGAAGTCGCGCCACGCAGCGATGGCGTCGGCGCGCGCGGCTATGACGTGATGGTCGATTGCTTCAATCGCGGGCTTTATTTGCGCATGAGCGGCGACAGCTTTGCGTTGTCGCCGCCCTTGATCGTCGAGAAGAGCCATATCGACGATATCGTCTCGATCCTCGGCGACGCGATCAAGCGGGTGGCCTGA
- a CDS encoding D-amino acid dehydrogenase: protein MKVTVLGSGVIGVTTAYYLARAGHEVVVVDRQPEPALETSFANAGEVSPGYSSPWAGPGVPVKAIKWLLMRHGPLVIWPKLDPMMWIWGLKMLRNCTTERYAVNKSRMIPIAEYSRDSLRALRDEIGIKYDERSRGTLQLFRKQKQLDTTGDDIAVLKQYGVPYEVLDRDGCIGAEPALATAKATFVGGLRLPQDETGDCHMFTQGLAQEAAKLGVQFKFNTTIERLIADGGKITGVMTSEGLLQADTYVAALGSWSPRFLKPLGISVPVYPVKGYSITVPVIDPDGAPVSTVMDESYKVAITRLGDRIRVGGTAEISGYSNTLHPARQATLDHSLTDMFPRGGDLSKASFWSGLRPMTPDGPPVIGATRYGNLHLNTGHGTLGWTMACGSGRVMADLLSGRKPDIDVSELSVSRYDQRFG from the coding sequence GTGAAAGTCACCGTTCTCGGCAGTGGCGTGATCGGCGTCACCACAGCCTATTATCTGGCGCGCGCCGGCCATGAAGTCGTTGTCGTCGACCGTCAGCCTGAGCCTGCGCTGGAGACCAGTTTCGCCAATGCCGGCGAAGTCTCGCCGGGCTATTCCTCGCCCTGGGCCGGGCCCGGCGTGCCGGTGAAGGCCATCAAATGGCTGTTGATGCGGCACGGGCCGCTGGTGATCTGGCCCAAGCTCGACCCCATGATGTGGATCTGGGGCCTGAAGATGCTGCGCAACTGCACGACAGAGCGCTACGCCGTCAACAAGAGCCGGATGATTCCGATTGCCGAATACAGCCGCGATTCCTTGCGGGCACTGCGCGACGAGATCGGCATCAAATATGACGAGCGCAGCCGCGGCACGTTGCAGCTCTTCCGCAAGCAGAAGCAGCTCGATACGACCGGCGACGACATCGCGGTGCTTAAGCAGTATGGCGTTCCCTACGAAGTGCTCGATCGCGACGGCTGCATCGGCGCGGAGCCTGCGCTGGCGACGGCGAAGGCCACGTTCGTCGGTGGACTTCGGCTGCCGCAGGACGAGACCGGCGATTGCCACATGTTTACGCAAGGGCTCGCCCAGGAAGCAGCCAAACTCGGCGTGCAGTTCAAGTTCAACACGACCATCGAGCGGCTGATCGCGGATGGCGGCAAGATCACCGGCGTGATGACGAGCGAGGGCCTGCTGCAGGCCGACACCTATGTCGCCGCGTTGGGAAGCTGGTCGCCGCGATTCCTCAAGCCACTCGGCATTTCCGTTCCGGTCTACCCGGTGAAGGGCTATTCGATCACCGTGCCGGTCATCGATCCCGACGGCGCGCCGGTCTCGACCGTGATGGACGAAAGCTACAAGGTCGCGATCACGCGGCTGGGTGATCGTATCCGCGTCGGCGGCACCGCGGAAATCTCCGGCTATTCGAATACGCTGCATCCGGCGCGGCAGGCGACACTGGATCATTCGCTGACCGACATGTTTCCGCGCGGCGGCGACTTGAGCAAAGCAAGCTTCTGGTCCGGCCTGCGCCCGATGACGCCGGACGGCCCGCCTGTGATCGGCGCCACGCGATACGGCAACCTGCACCTCAACACCGGCCACGGCACGCTCGGCTGGACCATGGCGTGCGGTTCGGGGCGGGTGATGGCGGACCTGCTGTCGGGACGTAAGCCGGATATCGATGTGAGCGAATTGAGCGTGAGCCGGTACGATCAGCGGTTCGGGTGA
- a CDS encoding molybdopterin guanine dinucleotide-containing S/N-oxide reductase, whose product MDQAREDWAPHSAHWGAFSARWNGETLDVTPYEGDPAPSPILQNFTTAMRHKARILRPMVRKAWLDRSVRTERTFDQEFVECSWDKVLDLLASELSRVKTEHGAAAVFGGSYGWSSAGRFHHAQSQVHRFLNMAFGGYVRSVNSYSAGASAVILPRVMGGYEAVSRHNVTWDQIAEHSDIVLAFGGMALKNSHVASGGISRHIERDAMATAARRGAAFYCISPLRDDMPAEADAQWLPIKVGTDVALMLALAHTLLTEDLCDKAFIERYCTGFENFERYLLGRDDGTPKDAAWAADITGNSSRAIVDLARRLPRGRTLIAVSHSLQRAQYGEQPVWMGAVLAAMLGQIGLPGGGYNYALGALGHTGRRLNAVPIPTLSQGKNGVSNFIPVARVSDMLLNPGKPFDYNGRSMHYPDIKLVYWAGGNPFHHHQDINRMRRAFNAPQTIVVHESAWTPMAKFADIVLPATMTLERDDIGAAGTDPRLVAMRRAVDPIGEARDDFDIFADLSRRLGVEQAFTEGRNSRQWLAHLYEPTRKALTEAGWDAPDFDEFWQRGELALPSGPDDGGFLRAFRNDPVSNKLSTPSGKIEIYSKAIAGFGYDDCPPHPAWLPSTEPPTSRHPLTLIANQPATRLHSQLDFGAYSQSSKIAGREVVRLHPDDARRRGIANGDIVRLFNDRGACLAAAAVTDDVMSGVIQLSTGAWYDPEPGAAEQPLCVHGNPNVLTRDIGTSRLAQGCCGQVTVVECEKYSGALPPIRAFDPPDQR is encoded by the coding sequence ATGGATCAAGCCCGAGAGGATTGGGCGCCGCATAGCGCGCACTGGGGCGCCTTCTCCGCGCGATGGAACGGCGAAACCCTCGATGTCACGCCCTACGAGGGCGACCCGGCGCCCTCACCGATCCTGCAGAATTTCACCACCGCGATGCGCCATAAGGCGCGCATCCTGCGGCCGATGGTCCGCAAGGCATGGCTGGACCGCAGCGTGCGCACCGAGCGCACCTTTGATCAGGAATTCGTCGAATGCTCGTGGGATAAAGTTCTCGATCTGCTGGCGAGCGAATTGTCGCGGGTCAAAACTGAACATGGCGCCGCCGCGGTCTTCGGCGGCTCCTACGGCTGGTCCAGCGCCGGACGTTTCCACCACGCGCAGAGCCAGGTTCATCGCTTCCTGAACATGGCGTTCGGCGGTTACGTGCGCTCGGTGAACAGCTACAGCGCCGGCGCCTCGGCCGTGATCCTGCCGCGTGTGATGGGCGGCTATGAGGCCGTCTCGCGCCACAACGTGACCTGGGATCAGATCGCCGAGCATAGCGATATTGTGCTGGCGTTCGGCGGCATGGCGCTGAAGAACTCGCACGTCGCCAGCGGCGGCATCAGCCGCCACATCGAGCGCGACGCGATGGCGACGGCCGCGCGCCGCGGCGCGGCGTTCTATTGCATCAGCCCATTGCGTGACGACATGCCGGCAGAAGCCGACGCGCAATGGCTGCCGATCAAGGTCGGCACCGACGTCGCGCTGATGCTGGCGCTTGCGCACACGCTCCTGACCGAAGATCTCTGTGACAAGGCTTTCATCGAACGCTATTGCACCGGTTTTGAGAACTTCGAACGCTATCTGCTCGGCCGCGATGACGGCACGCCGAAGGATGCGGCATGGGCGGCCGACATCACCGGCAATTCATCCCGCGCGATCGTCGACCTCGCCCGCCGTCTGCCGCGCGGGCGCACCCTGATCGCGGTCTCGCATTCGCTGCAGCGGGCGCAGTATGGCGAACAGCCGGTGTGGATGGGCGCGGTGCTCGCGGCGATGCTCGGCCAGATCGGCCTGCCCGGCGGCGGTTACAATTACGCGCTCGGCGCGCTCGGCCACACCGGCCGGCGGCTCAACGCCGTTCCTATACCGACGCTGTCGCAGGGCAAGAACGGCGTCAGCAATTTCATTCCGGTCGCGCGCGTCAGCGACATGCTGCTCAATCCGGGCAAGCCGTTCGACTACAACGGTCGTTCCATGCACTATCCCGACATCAAGCTGGTCTATTGGGCGGGCGGCAACCCCTTCCATCATCACCAGGACATCAACCGCATGCGGCGGGCTTTCAACGCCCCGCAAACCATCGTGGTGCACGAAAGCGCCTGGACGCCGATGGCGAAATTCGCCGACATCGTGCTGCCGGCGACCATGACGCTGGAGCGCGACGATATCGGCGCCGCCGGCACCGATCCAAGGCTGGTCGCGATGCGCAGGGCCGTGGACCCGATCGGCGAAGCGCGCGACGATTTCGACATCTTTGCCGACCTCTCGCGGCGCCTGGGCGTCGAGCAGGCATTCACGGAAGGCCGCAATAGCCGGCAATGGCTGGCGCATCTTTACGAGCCGACGCGAAAGGCGCTGACCGAAGCCGGTTGGGATGCGCCTGATTTCGACGAGTTCTGGCAACGCGGCGAACTCGCGCTGCCGTCGGGGCCCGATGACGGCGGCTTCCTTCGCGCTTTCCGCAACGATCCCGTCAGCAACAAGCTTTCAACGCCAAGCGGCAAGATCGAGATCTATTCGAAAGCCATCGCAGGCTTCGGCTACGACGATTGCCCGCCCCACCCGGCCTGGCTGCCGTCGACCGAGCCGCCCACTTCGCGCCACCCGCTGACGCTGATCGCCAACCAGCCGGCGACCCGGCTGCACAGCCAGCTCGACTTCGGTGCCTACAGCCAGTCGAGCAAGATCGCCGGCCGTGAAGTCGTGCGCCTTCACCCTGACGATGCCAGGCGCCGCGGCATCGCCAACGGCGACATCGTCCGCCTGTTCAACGACCGCGGCGCGTGCCTGGCCGCCGCCGCCGTCACCGACGACGTCATGTCCGGCGTGATCCAGTTGTCCACCGGCGCCTGGTACGATCCGGAGCCTGGTGCGGCAGAACAGCCGCTCTGCGTCCACGGCAATCCGAACGTACTCACCCGGGACATCGGTACATCGCGGCTAGCACAAGGCTGCTGCGGCCAGGTGACGGTGGTCGAGTGTGAGAAGTATTCGGGGGCGTTGCCGCCGATCCGGGCGTTTGATCCGCCCGATCAGCGGTGA
- a CDS encoding cupin domain-containing protein, translating into MSGGKRIKKAAPKPRKAARTPKAKPAARPAEPAMDLAVGRRIRDLRREHKLSLETIADRTDLSIGFLSQIERGLSSPSLRVLATLADVLGVGIAALFGSRPSDDAGSGGVVTRQLQRAELKLWRTGISKQLLSPAGTENRLNLFLVHLEPGGNTGDELYTHDGEEAGLVLEGEMTLTVDAETWNLKQGDSFRFASRRPHRFSNPADNAKAVVLWVNCVTQAG; encoded by the coding sequence GTGAGCGGTGGCAAAAGAATAAAGAAAGCAGCGCCCAAGCCCCGAAAGGCAGCGCGCACGCCGAAGGCAAAGCCCGCCGCCAGGCCGGCTGAACCTGCAATGGACCTGGCGGTCGGCCGCCGCATTCGCGATCTGCGCCGCGAACACAAATTGTCGCTGGAGACGATTGCCGATCGAACCGATCTGTCGATCGGCTTCCTCAGCCAGATCGAGCGCGGCCTGTCGTCGCCCTCGCTGCGCGTGCTGGCGACGCTGGCGGACGTGCTCGGCGTCGGCATCGCCGCGCTGTTCGGCTCCAGGCCGAGCGACGATGCCGGTTCCGGCGGCGTGGTCACGCGGCAGTTGCAGCGCGCCGAACTGAAACTGTGGCGCACCGGCATTTCCAAGCAATTGCTGAGCCCGGCCGGAACGGAAAACCGCCTCAATCTGTTTCTCGTGCACCTCGAGCCCGGCGGCAACACCGGCGACGAACTCTATACGCATGATGGCGAGGAAGCCGGGCTGGTGCTGGAAGGCGAGATGACGCTGACGGTCGACGCCGAGACCTGGAACCTCAAGCAAGGGGACAGTTTTCGGTTTGCCAGCCGCCGCCCACACCGCTTCTCAAATCCCGCTGATAATGCGAAAGCGGTCGTGTTGTGGGTGAACTGCGTGACGCAGGCCGGGTGA
- a CDS encoding ABC transporter substrate-binding protein, translated as MALKRLVQAAVAALVLTAAMPASAQQVLKVGSTPTGVPFTFLDTKTNSIQGIMVDLITEIGKDAGFQVQIEPMQFSTLIASLTSNKIDIISAAMFVTPARKEVIDFSEPFYSYGEGLLVPKSDSKAYASQEDLKGAVVGAQVGTAFVDALKKSGLFSEVKAYDTIPDILRDVNAGRLKAGFADYPILAYNLKQGGFPEARIVESYKPTTVGAVGIGVRKGDTELLAKINTSLAKLKANGTVAKILDKWGLKAQGA; from the coding sequence ATGGCTCTGAAGCGTCTCGTTCAGGCCGCGGTGGCGGCTTTGGTTCTCACAGCCGCAATGCCGGCATCCGCGCAGCAGGTGTTGAAGGTGGGCTCGACGCCAACCGGCGTGCCCTTCACCTTCCTCGACACCAAGACCAACAGCATTCAGGGCATCATGGTCGATCTCATCACCGAGATCGGCAAGGACGCCGGCTTCCAGGTGCAGATCGAGCCGATGCAGTTCTCCACCCTGATCGCCTCGCTCACATCCAACAAGATCGACATCATCTCGGCGGCGATGTTCGTTACGCCGGCGCGTAAAGAGGTGATCGATTTCTCCGAGCCGTTCTACAGCTACGGCGAGGGGCTTCTGGTGCCGAAGAGCGACAGCAAGGCCTACGCCAGCCAGGAAGACCTGAAAGGCGCGGTGGTCGGCGCGCAGGTCGGTACGGCCTTCGTCGATGCGCTCAAGAAGTCGGGCCTGTTCAGCGAGGTGAAAGCCTACGATACCATTCCCGATATTCTGCGCGACGTGAACGCCGGCCGCCTCAAGGCCGGTTTCGCCGATTATCCGATCCTTGCCTACAATCTCAAGCAGGGCGGTTTCCCCGAGGCGCGCATTGTCGAGAGCTACAAGCCGACGACCGTGGGCGCGGTCGGCATTGGCGTGCGCAAGGGCGATACCGAGTTGCTGGCCAAGATCAACACGTCGCTGGCGAAGCTCAAGGCCAACGGCACGGTGGCAAAGATCCTCGATAAATGGGGCCTGAAGGCGCAGGGGGCCTGA
- a CDS encoding amino acid ABC transporter permease yields MQAFWRDTIEFLPILMNGVALTIIVTIGSLLLSTLLGLIWALMRVSGIGVLSGLSAGLINVIRGIPIIVLLFYLYFVMPELGLTLTALQAAILGLGIAYSAYQAENFRAGIEAIDKGQIEAAQAIGMGWWQTMRRVVLPQAIKIVLPPYGNVMIMMLKDSSQASTITVAELALQGKLIASSTFKNTSVFTLVALMYLTMSIPLILLVRHFEKRAGQK; encoded by the coding sequence ATGCAGGCTTTCTGGCGCGACACGATCGAGTTCCTGCCGATCCTGATGAACGGCGTGGCGCTGACGATCATCGTCACCATCGGTTCGCTGCTGTTGTCCACGCTGCTTGGCCTGATCTGGGCGTTGATGCGGGTTTCCGGCATCGGCGTGCTGTCGGGACTGAGCGCCGGGTTGATCAACGTCATCCGCGGCATCCCGATCATCGTGCTGTTGTTCTATCTCTACTTCGTGATGCCCGAACTCGGCCTGACGCTGACGGCGCTGCAGGCGGCGATCCTCGGGCTCGGCATCGCCTATTCGGCCTATCAGGCCGAGAATTTCCGCGCCGGCATCGAGGCGATCGACAAGGGGCAGATCGAGGCGGCGCAGGCGATCGGCATGGGCTGGTGGCAGACCATGCGCCGCGTGGTCCTGCCGCAGGCGATCAAGATCGTGCTGCCGCCCTACGGCAACGTCATGATCATGATGCTGAAGGATTCCTCGCAAGCCTCGACCATTACGGTCGCCGAACTCGCCCTTCAGGGCAAGCTGATCGCGTCCTCGACCTTCAAGAACACCAGCGTGTTCACGCTGGTGGCGCTGATGTATCTCACCATGAGCATCCCGCTCATTCTGCTGGTCCGTCACTTCGAAAAGCGCGCGGGCCAGAAATGA
- a CDS encoding amino acid ABC transporter ATP-binding protein, with amino-acid sequence MIELSNVHKSFGKVEVLKGITASVEKGEVVCIIGPSGSGKSTILRCINGLESYDSGDISVEGARVDRNAPSIVSIRTQVSMVFQRFNLFPHRTALENVIEGPVYVKKEPRAAALERGRALLAQVGLAEKAEVHPPQLSGGQQQRVAIARALAMQPKAILFDEPTSALDPELVGDVLSVMRKLADDGMTMVVVTHEMGFARDVADRVLFIDGGVIVEQGPARSVLNQPQHARTQDFLRRVLHPL; translated from the coding sequence ATGATCGAGCTGTCAAACGTTCACAAGAGTTTTGGCAAGGTCGAGGTGCTCAAGGGCATCACGGCGTCGGTCGAGAAGGGCGAGGTGGTCTGCATCATCGGCCCCTCGGGCTCCGGCAAATCCACCATCCTGCGCTGTATCAACGGGCTGGAAAGCTATGACAGCGGCGATATCAGCGTCGAGGGCGCGCGGGTGGACCGCAACGCGCCCTCGATCGTTTCGATCCGCACGCAGGTCTCGATGGTGTTCCAGCGCTTCAACCTGTTTCCGCATCGCACTGCGCTGGAGAACGTCATCGAAGGGCCGGTCTATGTGAAGAAGGAGCCGCGCGCCGCGGCGCTCGAACGCGGGCGCGCGCTGCTGGCGCAGGTGGGGCTCGCCGAGAAGGCCGAAGTCCACCCACCGCAACTCTCGGGCGGACAGCAGCAGCGCGTGGCGATTGCCCGCGCGCTGGCGATGCAGCCGAAGGCTATTCTGTTTGACGAACCGACCTCGGCGCTCGATCCTGAACTGGTCGGCGATGTGCTCTCGGTGATGCGCAAGCTCGCCGACGACGGCATGACCATGGTCGTCGTTACCCATGAGATGGGGTTTGCCCGGGACGTCGCCGACCGCGTGCTGTTCATCGACGGCGGCGTGATCGTCGAGCAGGGCCCGGCGAGATCGGTTCTCAACCAGCCGCAGCATGCGCGCACGCAGGACTTTCTGCGGCGCGTGCTGCATCCGCTCTAA
- a CDS encoding NAD(P)/FAD-dependent oxidoreductase, whose amino-acid sequence MNAPVSLPLPPSLYADTAVAPTPTPPLDGDRNVAVAIIGGGFTGLSTALHLAEQGVDAIVLEAQQPGWGASGNNGGQVNPGLKHDPDQIEADFGAELGGRMINFAYGTTNYTFDLIRRYQIPCEARQNGALRAAYNEASAAAIEATAKQCIRRGMPVTLLNREQMQEMTGTDRYLCAMLDNRGGDLHPLSYARGLARAAIAAGAAVHGETPALSLSREGGGWRIETPRGIVCAEKVLLATNGFTDDLWPALRRSIVPVFSSITATAPLPDDVAREIMPTRPVLYESGHITVYYRIDQHNRLLMGGRGPMRWISKPADVAYLIRYAERLWPRLKGVSWTHGWNSRLAITPDHYPHVHEPAENLLISLGCNGRGVALSTAMGGQLARRLVGGKDAEIDMPITAIKPMALHAFWPLGVTAAVVTGRVRDRLGI is encoded by the coding sequence ATGAACGCGCCTGTATCCTTGCCGTTGCCGCCAAGCCTCTATGCCGATACGGCGGTTGCGCCGACACCGACGCCGCCGCTCGATGGCGACAGGAATGTTGCGGTCGCAATCATCGGCGGCGGCTTTACCGGACTTTCCACCGCGCTGCATCTCGCCGAGCAGGGCGTCGACGCCATCGTGCTGGAAGCGCAACAGCCGGGCTGGGGCGCATCGGGCAACAATGGCGGGCAGGTCAATCCGGGGCTCAAGCACGACCCTGACCAGATCGAGGCGGATTTCGGCGCCGAACTCGGCGGCCGCATGATCAATTTCGCCTATGGCACCACGAATTATACGTTCGACCTGATCCGCCGCTACCAGATCCCCTGCGAGGCCAGGCAGAACGGCGCGCTGCGCGCGGCCTATAATGAGGCGAGCGCGGCGGCGATCGAAGCGACCGCGAAGCAATGCATCCGCCGTGGCATGCCGGTGACGCTGTTGAACCGCGAGCAGATGCAGGAGATGACCGGCACCGACCGCTATCTCTGCGCCATGCTGGACAATCGCGGCGGCGATTTGCATCCGCTCAGCTACGCACGCGGACTGGCACGCGCGGCGATCGCGGCAGGCGCTGCGGTTCATGGCGAGACGCCGGCGCTGTCCTTGTCGCGTGAAGGGGGCGGCTGGCGCATCGAGACGCCGCGCGGGATCGTGTGCGCGGAAAAAGTGCTGCTGGCGACCAATGGGTTTACTGATGATCTGTGGCCGGCGCTTCGGCGCAGCATCGTGCCGGTGTTCTCGTCGATCACCGCCACTGCGCCTCTGCCTGATGACGTCGCGCGCGAGATCATGCCGACGCGTCCGGTCCTCTACGAGAGCGGACACATCACGGTCTACTACCGCATCGATCAGCACAATCGTTTGCTGATGGGCGGGCGTGGGCCGATGCGCTGGATCAGCAAGCCTGCCGACGTCGCTTATCTCATCCGCTACGCCGAACGGCTGTGGCCGCGGCTGAAGGGCGTGAGCTGGACGCACGGCTGGAACAGCCGGCTCGCGATCACGCCCGATCATTATCCGCATGTGCACGAGCCCGCGGAAAACCTTCTGATCTCGCTCGGCTGCAACGGCCGCGGCGTCGCGCTCTCGACCGCGATGGGCGGACAACTCGCGCGCCGCCTCGTCGGCGGCAAGGATGCCGAGATCGACATGCCCATCACCGCGATCAAGCCGATGGCGCTGCACGCGTTCTGGCCGCTCGGTGTCACCGCCGCCGTTGTGACGGGGCGGGTGCGGGATCGGCTCGGGATCTAA
- a CDS encoding gamma-glutamyltransferase, with translation MRDQFSTTQQIRKPAVSSKGGIVASQSSRAAQVGAEVLAAGGDCVDAVIATTFALGVLEPWMSGPGGGGAMVLYRARDDRYEVIDYGMRAPASLRVEDYPLTGGGAASDIFPWPRVKDDRNIHGPGSIAVPGVVAGMEEAHRRHAKLPWKELLAPSVALAGEGLLVDWWTTVMISSSAVDLRRYPASAAAYLQDGLPPNPQWGIKSSVRMPQDKLRDTMAQLASAGPRDFYEGDLANSLAADIQAAGGALSVEDIKPYRAHLREPLAIPYRGGKVLATPELTAGPTLSRTLGLLQKDLKPTRGGPDAAAYAAYASALQAAYRERLKDMGDQDGRRSLGAEALAPACTTHFSAVDRDGNMAAVTQTLLSTFGSKFVSGQTGITMNNGIMWFDPTPGVPNSLAPGKRCLTNYTPVLAQAADGRRVAVGASGGRRILPAVSQLLSFVMDYGMDLDAAIHQPRIDASEGAIVIGDVRLPQATREALGARFDYEEARIQALPMKFACPSIVMRNGDTNSGATDPFHAWSEAVAESRA, from the coding sequence ATGCGCGACCAGTTCTCTACCACGCAGCAAATTCGCAAACCTGCCGTAAGTTCCAAAGGCGGCATCGTCGCATCGCAATCGAGCCGGGCCGCGCAAGTGGGCGCCGAGGTACTGGCCGCGGGCGGCGACTGCGTCGATGCCGTGATCGCGACCACCTTTGCGCTCGGCGTGCTGGAGCCGTGGATGAGCGGACCCGGCGGCGGCGGCGCGATGGTGCTCTACCGCGCGCGCGATGATCGTTACGAAGTGATCGACTACGGCATGCGCGCACCTGCGAGCCTGCGGGTGGAGGATTATCCGCTGACCGGCGGCGGCGCGGCATCCGACATCTTCCCCTGGCCGCGCGTGAAGGACGACCGCAATATTCACGGTCCCGGCTCGATCGCGGTGCCCGGCGTTGTCGCCGGCATGGAAGAGGCGCACCGCCGCCACGCCAAATTGCCATGGAAGGAATTGCTGGCGCCGAGCGTCGCGCTCGCCGGCGAAGGCCTTTTGGTCGACTGGTGGACCACCGTGATGATTTCGAGCTCGGCCGTGGATCTGCGGCGCTATCCCGCCAGCGCCGCCGCCTATCTGCAGGACGGCCTGCCGCCGAATCCGCAATGGGGCATCAAGTCCAGCGTTCGCATGCCGCAGGACAAGCTCAGGGACACGATGGCGCAGCTCGCCAGCGCCGGCCCGCGCGACTTCTACGAAGGTGATCTGGCAAACAGCCTCGCCGCCGACATCCAGGCCGCCGGCGGCGCGCTGTCGGTCGAGGATATCAAGCCGTACCGCGCGCACCTGCGTGAGCCGCTGGCGATCCCCTATCGCGGCGGCAAGGTGTTGGCGACGCCCGAACTCACTGCCGGCCCCACGCTCTCGCGCACGCTCGGTCTGCTGCAGAAGGATCTGAAGCCCACGCGCGGCGGACCGGATGCGGCAGCCTATGCCGCCTATGCATCGGCGCTGCAAGCCGCCTATCGCGAACGGCTGAAGGACATGGGCGACCAGGACGGCCGGCGTTCACTCGGCGCGGAAGCGCTGGCGCCGGCCTGCACCACGCATTTCTCGGCGGTCGACCGCGACGGCAACATGGCGGCGGTGACGCAGACGCTGCTCTCGACCTTCGGCTCCAAGTTCGTCTCGGGCCAGACCGGCATCACCATGAACAACGGCATCATGTGGTTCGACCCGACACCCGGCGTGCCGAATTCGCTGGCGCCGGGAAAACGCTGCCTGACCAACTATACGCCGGTGCTGGCGCAGGCGGCCGATGGCCGCCGCGTTGCGGTCGGCGCCTCCGGCGGCCGCCGTATCCTGCCGGCGGTGAGCCAGCTTCTGTCCTTCGTGATGGATTATGGCATGGATCTCGATGCCGCTATCCATCAGCCCCGCATCGACGCCAGCGAGGGCGCGATCGTGATCGGCGACGTCCGCCTGCCGCAGGCCACGCGCGAAGCCTTGGGCGCACGCTTCGATTATGAGGAAGCACGCATCCAGGCCCTGCCGATGAAATTCGCCTGCCCCAGCATCGTGATGCGCAACGGCGACACCAACAGCGGCGCGACCGACCCGTTCCACGCCTGGAGCGAGGCGGTAGCGGAGAGCCGCGCGTGA